The genome window TCTTTCCAGCGTTCCCGTACGCGCGTTGCGGGCAGGTACAGTTCGGCCAGTTCAATGAAACAGCGGTAATGACCGGCTTCGGAGATCATCAGCTCGTGGTAGAATTTCCGTAGACTTTCGTCGGCGATGTGTTCCGACAGAAGTTTGAAGCGTTCACAGCTGCGGGCTTCGATCAGGGCATTCATCAGCAAGCTATCCATCAACTGCTCCTTCTGGTCCCCAATCGAGCGACGCAGGCGGGACCGTAACTGATTGACGTATTCATCCTTACGCTGGCGTCCGAGCGGAATGTTCCGTTTACGCAGTTCTTTCAATACCCGGTGAAAATGCCCCCACTCTTCGGCAACGATGGGGGTCAGCGCATCAACTAACGCTTCTTTATCGGGGTAGATAACGATCAGCGATATGCACGACGACGCGGCTTTCTGCTCACAATAGGCGTGATCGACCAGAATGTCAGCGATGTTCATTTCAGCAATGTTAACCCAGCGCGGATCGGTGGGTAGCTCAAGACCCAAGGTTGTAAGCGACATAGCCAGTGACTCAATAAATCAATACGGGCAAAGATACGCACGTAAGAAATGACTACGGCTCCGCTTCGGAATCCCTGCGCTACTTCCAGTGTTATATAGTTGTTGATCGACGTTCGTATGTACTGGAAAAACACATTGATAATACTGAGTTTGCTGGTAAGCGGCAATCTGCTCTTTGTCGCCTGCAACCAAACTCCAACTACCGCAGCGGCTGAAGCGACCAACCCGGTTGACACGCGGCTAGCAACCCTCCCTGTCCTGCGCCCCGGTGAAGCGGTAGCGACTTTTGGGGGCGGCTGTTTCTGGGCTACCGAAGAAGAGATGAAGTTGTTAAAGGGCGTTCGGCAGGTCGTTTCAGGTTATGCCGGTGGTGATCTTGACTACCCGACCTATGAGCAGGTGGGCACCGACCAGACCGGCCACGCGGAATCGGTGCAGGTTTATTACGACCCAACCGTCATTTCGTACGATGTATTGGTCGATGCTTTTTTTGCGGGCCACGACGCCACCGAGTTAAACAGGCAGGGACCGGATCGGGGAAAGCACTATCGCTCGGTTGCCTTTTACCGAACGCCAACGGAAAAGGCCCGGATCGAGGCCGCCATCCGGCGCGAATCGGTCCATCATAAAGCTCCGATAGTCACGCAGGTAGTGCCGTTCACCGCCTTTTATCCGGCGGAGAGGTATCATCAGGGCTATTATCGCCAGCATCCCTACAGTCTCTACATTCATCTTGTCTCGGAACCAAAGGTTGACAAGTTCCGGGAACGAATGGACGGCCGGCTAAACGAACAGTAACCTGTGGTTTGCAGTTGATGTGTACAGTAAAGGCAAACCACACCCCTGAAACCCGCCAGACTGCCGGCCCGTTACCTATCGACTAACATTCGGCCCGTCTAGGAACATTTTGTCAGGCCCCGCAACCGTTCGGCCAAATCTCATATTGCGCGATTGACCCGAACCTCGTAACATTGCTCAGTAATTCATCGAACGGGTCCTCCCACGGTCGGGCGCTCCCGCAATGACAGACACACTATGCCAGAACCTGATAAATCGATTGGTCAAAAAATTTTGAACTTCTTCGTGAAAGCCGAAGAACCAGGCGTTGCGGCAGGGTCGCCCCCTGTCCAAACAGCCACAACGCCCCGTCCGGCAGCTGCGGCCCAAACTCCGGTATCAACACCCCCTACCCCTGCGGCTTCGTCGGCAGTAACGGGGGCGGTAGACCCGAAGTTTGCCGAACACCTGGCCAACGTGCTGGCACAGAACAATCCGCCGGGCCCCGATTACTTCGAGTTTCGCGAAACACTGCGGAGCCTGGCTAATCTGGGCTTATCCGAAGACAAACAGTTTCAGGCGGCCTGGGCAAGTTTCAAAGCGCTCGGTGGCAGCAACGATGTAGGCACGCTGACGAAAACGGCCAATCAGTACATCGGTGCCCTGAACAACGACCGCGATGCCTTCGGGAAAAGCGTCGATGCGGCCCTGGCCGATCGGGTCGGTGGATTGCAGAATGAGCAGAAACGACTTCAAACGGAAAACGATGCGCTGGCCAAGCAGTTGGTCGAGATTCAGCAGAAGATCGATGCCAACGCGGACCGGCTGACGGCAATTGGTGGCGACATCAATGAGCAAAGCGCGAAAATCACGCAGAATCGCCAGAGTTACGAAACGACGTTCGCTCACTTTATGGAACAGATCAAACGTGATCTTGCCAAAATAACCCAGTATTTGACGTAACAAGTTTGCAGCGTACCCTTCGCCTTGGACAGCAAATGTCTCAAAGACGATCCAAAAACGGTAAATTCAAACCATAAACCAACCAATGGCTACTCCTGATTTTTCTCAACTTGGTGGTTCGACAGACGTGGAAAAGCGTTCGTTCTGGAGCCGACCCGAAGGTATTCTGGGCATGATCGCACTGGCCGGTGTAGCCGGACTGGGCCTTGTTTATTTTAACCGAATCGTTGAATTCCTGATCCGCGCTACTTCCAATATTCTTGAACTGGGCTTGCTGCTCGGTGCACTGGGCGTTCTCATTTTTCTGTTCACCAGTCGCGACGTACGGACGGCGGTATTCTTCCTGTTCAAGTCGCTGATGCGCAGCATTACGGGAACAGTGATTCAGTTGAATCCCATCGCGATCATGAAAATCTACATTCAGGATCTGAAAGAGAAGCGGGAAAAGATGCAGGGGCAAATCAATATCCTGGCCGGCCAGTTGGTTAAACTGAACAAAAAGATCAGCGAAAACAACGAATCGATCAAGCAGAAGTTCGCGGAAGCCAACAAGGCAAACTCCCTGAGCGACAAGCCCGGTATGCGCGAAACGGCTCAGCTGGCAACCATCGAAGGCGCTGGTCTGCAAGAGATGAACGA of Spirosoma agri contains these proteins:
- the miaE gene encoding tRNA-(ms[2]io[6]A)-hydroxylase is translated as MSLTTLGLELPTDPRWVNIAEMNIADILVDHAYCEQKAASSCISLIVIYPDKEALVDALTPIVAEEWGHFHRVLKELRKRNIPLGRQRKDEYVNQLRSRLRRSIGDQKEQLMDSLLMNALIEARSCERFKLLSEHIADESLRKFYHELMISEAGHYRCFIELAELYLPATRVRERWKEFLAVEADIVAKLAVRGDRIH
- the msrA gene encoding peptide-methionine (S)-S-oxide reductase MsrA, translated to MYWKNTLIILSLLVSGNLLFVACNQTPTTAAAEATNPVDTRLATLPVLRPGEAVATFGGGCFWATEEEMKLLKGVRQVVSGYAGGDLDYPTYEQVGTDQTGHAESVQVYYDPTVISYDVLVDAFFAGHDATELNRQGPDRGKHYRSVAFYRTPTEKARIEAAIRRESVHHKAPIVTQVVPFTAFYPAERYHQGYYRQHPYSLYIHLVSEPKVDKFRERMDGRLNEQ